TAATTTCTCAGGATGTCTCACTGACGATTGCTCTTCAAAGTAATTCTAATAAGATCTCCATGTACCAAATAACATAGCCCCAAGCCCACTGGGGATTTTGATGCTCAGCCAGGCTTGAGAACCACCGTCCACATAGTGTCCCACAGCAGCTGTCACAGCCCCTGACAGGTCACCAGCTGGATGGACAGCCGTCCGTCAAAATTCAGCTTCAGTCTCTCCAACCATTTCCTTGGCTCAAGTGAGCAGCAGCTGGGGCCTAGGCAGAGCTCAGCTCCCTCCTGCCAtctgccggctgctccactgtctCACTTTCCTTGGGAAACATCAAGAATACCAACTCGTTCTCCTCATCTCTCAGGAGCCTCTAACTCTAGACGAAAGCCACAGTGGTCTGAGCTGTTTAATTTAGCTGCAAGGCCAAGAACAGTCACTGCTGCTTCAAAGCTGTGGCCTTGGGCAGGAGAGTGAGCAGAAATGGCCTGGGGCCATTCTGCCTCCCCCCATCCCCCAAAGCGCTGGGGGGCATGGGTCCCAGCACAACTGTCAGGCACAAAGTGGTGGTCACCTCCTGCCACTAATCACAGAGAGAAGCTCTCCTGTAGCGAATGATCGCAGCCCCATCGTGATCCCAAACCTGACGTCACCTTCACTGTCAGGTTCCCTCATCACCTGCTTCACCTGGTAGAACCCACCTCAGGCCTGCGAGACGGATGCAGCGGCCGCAGGGGTTAGCCTCGGAGCCTGGACCTGAGGTCAGGTTGGCCAATCTGGGCGGACACCATGGTTCACCCACCCCAACAGACCTACTCTGCAAACAGGCATGGGACTGGGGCATCACCCAGAGCACCTGACTGTTGCTGCCTTCTCCCCAGCAAGGTTTGGGGTTGCAGACAAAAAAGGGGAAAAGGCAAACGGCATCTTTACTACCATCCGGGTCcctccagttcaaatcccaagGTTCAGCTGAGGGGAAAATGCAGACTGCAGCTCTCACCAGGACAGGCAGGCCAGCCCTTCCACCAGAACCTGCCGTGATTATCCAAACCAAGCGGCGGCTGCTTCCACTCCGCTCAGCATACAACACTCCAGAACTAGTCAGGGAATTCAACTGTGAGTTGCCTGTGGTCCAGCACTTGGCAAAGGTTGATTCGAGGCCGTAAATCCTTGCCAGTCTCCAGGGCAGGTCAGCCACCTCCGCCCCTGCAGTGTCCCGGGGAAAGGTGCAAAGTCCACTGACTCTGCAATGTGCTGGGAGCCTTCACGGCCACATGGGGGCGCTCACTTACCCAGAGGGCTAAGGGCAGCTGCCACACTCTCCCCCACATTCTTCAGGAAGTTCACGTTGGGATCCTCTGATGGACCAGAAGCtttgatttttataaacaaaaatagataCCTTTAATTTGGTGATTCATAGCTGTCACAGTCCTAACTCATCCCAAGTGACATCCAACCCAAGCCCTGACCCGGCGGCCCACACTCAGCACTCGCTCTCCTGGACCATGCCCCCTTCTGAGACACCCCCCCATGCTCAGTAACCCGCAGTCTCCTTACATGCGGTACGTAACAGGTGACTTTATCCTGCAAGGGCCATTTGCTCAAAATCAAACACACAAACCCACTTTTGTTCCAAAAGATGAAGTAAATCAATGGTcacaaaattaatgaaatcagAACAAACCCAGAATCCAAAAAGCTGGAGCGCAAAGCTATGTGTCAGTGTTTAACTTTGTgactatgattttaaaaagacGAGCACTATGGCTATAAGGTTCCTGATAGCTAAAACAAGAGAACCAGGGGCCGGCGATGCAGCATGCAGGTAAAGCTGTCCCTGCGACTGGCAAACCATACAGgagtgtgtcctggctgctccacttccaatgcagccccCTAGaaaggcctggggaaagcagccgaagttggcccaagtgttttggcccctgctacccacacgtcggagacccagatggagctcctggttttggcttgacccagccctggctgtcgtggccatctggtgagtgaaccagcggatgaaagatctctgtcgtatccctccctctctgtaactctttcaaataaataaatctttaccaaaaaacaACTAGTGCCTGGGAGGGCCTCTTTGCCTTTGCCTGGAAAGGCAGGAAGGACTGGACGTGGGGGTTGAAACTCAGTCCACTCTGCAGGATTCTCATGCCGACCGAATGCTGCAGAGGTCTCGGAAGTGTGCAGACCGAGGTGGGCACGCAGACATTCGGGATGCAAAGCACGCACAGGCTGCCTGGCTACTGCTGCCTTGCCGAAGCCAGCAGGGGCAACAACCTCACCTGATTCTGCTGCGCAGCTGGGGCGGGCTTCCCCCGCTCGAGGAGGGCGTGGGCTCCAGTTCCCTGGGGGGCCCATCTCCCAGCCTGGCCACCCGAAGTGCCCATGTCTCAGCTTCCGGAGCCAGCGGCTGTGGGAGAAGCCCTGGGGGAGGAGTAAGCAGAGGCACCAGGCAGTGAGAGGCCGGGAGCCCCTGTCACCCCctagccccagcccaggcccacggAGAGGGGCTGCTCACCTCCAAGTGGCCGAAGGGGCTGGGGAAGGCGAGCTTGCTGTGCTCCTGGTGCAGGCCCTTCGCCTCGCAGGCCCCGCACAGGTCGTAGTCCGGGCAGACACTGCACTTGTAGCGGGTTCCCACCACGGGCCCATTGCAACCATCGCAGATCACGTTGGGGTGCACCATGTTGCGGGGCGCCTCCTGGGCACAGGGCGGGCGGTGGTCCCGCCGGCACTCCTTCTTCtctgcagggaggtggggagcCTTCGGGTGAGGCCCCAGCAGTCTTCCCCCTCCGGCACCACTGTGGGGCTGGGACTACAAGCTGCTGGGCCCGCCCTCCAGCCCCCAAGCCGGCTCAGCAGACAGCATCAGAGCAACACGGGAACCCGCTGCGGCGCCGCGTCCGCACCTTTGGTGGTGCTCCTCACCCACACCCCCGAAACTGCCCAAGCCCGTGGCTCCGGGGGAACACGGAGCCCTCCGCCCCGCACTGCCTGCAGAGGACAGTCAGGGCCTGTTTTACCCAGTGGGGAGCACCCAGCTCCCCTATTCCCTTACCTTTAATATAAATACGGAAGATGTCATCTTTCACGTAGCACATGGCCATCGTCAGTTCCTCATCACTGGAGAAGGCGACCAGGTCCCCGTCCTCATCTAGAGAGTCAACGCAGCACGTAAGCACCGCAGCGGGGGCCAAAGGAGCACTGGTGGCCTCAATACTCAACTTGCcaccttcttatttatttttgagacatGGTAGACAAGCAGAGCTCCTATCAAGGGCCgggactgggctgggcagaagccaggaactcaatccagggctcccatgtaggaggtgaggacccaattacttgaactttCACCTACCCCCTGCCAGCATCTgtcctggcaggaagctggagtcgggagctgggatCCAACACGGGCCCCAGGTATCTTAATGGGTGAACTAACCACTAGGCCTGATGCCCACCAAGGCCACTTCTTTAGGGGTGGGGCTGGACAGATCGGGGATAAGAAGGGAGCCTGCCCATTCACTGGACAGGAAGTGTGCCCGCCTGGGCCTGAACCTGGGCCACGGTCACACCTAAAAGGCAAAGTTTCCGCGTACACTACACGGACAATAACAGTGCCCTGTCCCTCAGAGGCCCAGCCCGCCAAAGGCTCTGGGCTGTCTGCAATGTTTAAGTGGAGATGAGCCCAGAGGCCTGCTGCTTTCTCCAACGAAGAAAAAAGGCTGAGTCCTTCTATGTTGGCTTCCGTGATTTTAAAGCATTGCCACACAGACCAGACCAGACCGCACCGTGCACAGGCTGCAGGCGGGGCCTGGACTTGGGCACCAGAGGGCAACATCTACCCTCAGAGCAAGAGTGGCACTTTTGCGAAACAACCCAAaagtccatcaactaatgacacAAACACGATATGGCATATCCACAAAAGAAACGAATACAGATGCAGCCTACACCTCTGATGAACCTGAACGCATTTCCCTaaggaaagaagccagacacaaagctAAACTGTACAACCCCCTCTCCACCACTGTCCAGAAGAGGACGCCCAGGAGAGAAAGCAGCTCAGCGTTGCAGGAGCTGAGGGAGACAGGTAAAAGGCATGGGGTTCCAGTGGAGAGGAAGGGGTTCTCATGCTGACTGCCAGCGCCTGGCCCCGCTCTCCAGCCCCAAGTCTGCTCAGAAGTTCCAACTGGTGAATGTGTTAAAGACCACTGCATCGGGGCAGGCATTTCTGCAGCGGCTAACTGGCAGCCCGgaacactggcagcccatatgaaagtgcctggttggagtccaggccactccacttctgatcccgtttcctgctaatgtgcactggaggaggcagcaaaggatggttcaagtgcctgggttgctgctaccctcctgggagacactgatggagttcaggctcctggcctggctggggctggcagctgtagccattggggagtgaaccagcagatggtaggttggggtgtgtgtgtatgtgtctctctgccctttcaaaatgaaataaaattttaaacccttgaattatatactttaaatgagtaaattttatggtatgtgaattacagCTCAATAAAATTGTCaccaggaaattaaaaaaaaaaaaaatgctgggcaAGCTACTGAGGGcggtcccagccctgctccctcccaggggcgGGCCTTGGCCGAGGACCTCCCTCCCACACTGCTGTCCCgggaccccacccccagcagcagcTACCGGTCTGAGCAGCGCAGCCAGAAAGAGCGGTGGCTCCGGGCTTGTCCCCACTCTGAGTTTGTGGAGAACGTTTCGACATCGGCCGTCTCCCCACTGCCTTGTCCCTGGGCGACCTGCGGCCTACCCCGGGCTCAAGGGCCCTGCGTCCCCCAGCCGCCCACGCCCACCACCCACTTTCAGGGCTCGCTGAACGCAAACCTGGCGCCGGcgggcccagccccggcagcaGCAAGATGTCAGTGTAACCCGAGTGCCCGCCTGACCACCTTCTCAGCCCAGGGCCAGAGAGGACGCCCCGGCGCGTCCTTGGCGAGATCTGCAACATTATGGCGGGGAACAGGAAGCATCTAACGACCCAAAGTCCCCAGCCCGCGGGGCCTGATCGCCTCGGCCCCTGAGGGACAGGGCCTGGGTCACTGGGCTGGCACCCGAGGTGCAAGTGGGGTACGCGCAGGTCACCGCTCACCCAGAGCGCGACCAGCACAGCATCCCTTCCGACGCAGCCGGCACCGACTAGGAAAGGGCAGCCCCGGACCCCGGCCACCCCCCGGCCCGCTCACCGCGGTAGTGCGCCTGGAAGCCGCCGGGCCGCAGCGCCGGGAACAGAGCGGCCACCCGGGCCAACAGCCGCTCGCAGGGCCCGGGGCCGGCCGCTGCTTCGGCCTCGGCCTCCGGCTCCGGGCTGAAGCAGAAGCTAAAGCGGCGGATCTCGCGCGCCGCCTCCTCTTTGCCCAGGAGGTAGGCCTTCACGGTGAGCGACGCCATCGCAGCCGGAGAACGACGAGCAGCTGCGCAACCGAGGGAGCAccggaggaggcggcggcggtggcgccAGTGGCGCGTGGCTTTTGTAGGGCACGCGGAAGCCCCGCCCGACGTGGACTCCTGGGGGCGGAGCCTGCACTCTTCGGGTGCCGCCCCCCACCGCCGGGGCCGCCTCTCGCGAGTCTCCCTGCCAGGGCCCCGTGCCTGCTTGCCCCTCTCCCCGCTGCCCTTTGACATGGTCTACCGCTCTCAGTCTGTCCCCTCATTGCCCCCAGGGCACCGGAGACCCCCAGAGCAGGCCTCAGCATCTGTACCTCCTGAAAGGAATGGGCTGGGGTCCTGTCCGAGGCCCCTCTCCGGCTTGGGCCTGGCTGTGACTCAGCAGAGCAGGTCCCTGGTCATCAGCAGGGGTTGCCCAGCACAGGACAGAGGAGGACACACAGAGCCCTCTATCCCAGGAGGCATCTAGGCTGCCCAGTGGGCACCACCAGCCGGAACCAGCTGGCTGCTAGGGTACCCTGCTGCCCTGCCATGCGTGACCCCCAGAAGGCAGCCCTACACCAACCACAGCCTCCTGCATGAGCGTCCCTAGCTGTCCAGGGCCGGCTGGCCGGCTCGTCCACTAGCGACGGCAGTCAGTCACCAAGTGCTGACTGCAGCTCAAAAAGACACATGGACGCCCCCAGCCCTGTGAGCCCAGCAGGCTGAGCCTGACGCCCCAGGCCCTTCCTCACCATCACCAGGAATGGTTGATCAGGGGTCCTTGTTTTAGCACAAGAACTTCAGCCATGGGACAGAATAGCAGCAAGCGTGCTGGCCAAGTCTGATGAAAAGAATGCACCTGACAGAGTAGGCGGGCATCTCCATCAAGAGCTGAACCCACCTGCTTTCAGACTGGGGTTTCTATGGATACGGGTATagccctctttctcctctcccctcccctccccttctgggACACGTCTGGGGGAAGGGCTTCCAGAgtgtggaattcctgaaattcctcccagAACTTCATCAGCAGTATTATTGGACCtaatagccacacacacacacacacacccccccaaTGCAGGGCAGGGATTTCTCTAAGCTGCCCCTGGGAAAAGGCTGGGACCCACTCAACAAGGTTATAGAAGGAGACcaaggctctttttttaaaaatgtgtttatttattttacaggcagagttttggataaagagagaggtcttccctctgctggttcactccccaaatggctgcaacagccagagttgaactACttcgaagccaggagttccttccaggtctcccacgtgggtgcagggtcccaaggacttgggccatcctccactgctttcccaggtcatagcagagagctggatcagaagaggagcagtcgggacacaaccggtgcccaaatgggatgcggcgctgcaggtgaaggctcagctgctgcgccacagcactggccccacctgaAACTAAGACTTTTGAGATGTAAatactgctctgcttcccaggcttgCTTCTGTGGTTCTTCCCTCACCCAGCCACACaaattcccatttcttccctctcacAGATGCAGGCTGCCTAACAGACCTGTCAGGGCAGGGGGCCAATGCAGCAGGTGCCTGCCTGTAGGGCCTCAAGAGTGTTGGCCACAAGGGCGGCCAAGGGGATGGGACCAGTCACCTTTCAGCTGGGAATCCAGAAACTCTGCTTCCTGGGACCAAAGTGACCTGTCTGCAAGGCCTGGGGGAAGGCGCTGGGAAGGGAGGtgtgtcacccccccccccagacctCCCAGGCAGGTCCTGTGACTAAGAGTCAGCCCTGTTGGGTCAAACCCCCCCCCTTTCAGGTCAAGTTTGTGGGAGCAGCTTGGGAAGCCCAGCGATGAGGGTGGGCTGGTTGGATGGGGGTTAGGCAGATGCACAGGTGGCCAGGCCACAGGAGTAACGGGATCCTGCCCAGCGAAGCCAGCCAGGCTCCCGTGCCAGGAGCAGCCTTGGAGAGGCTGGTCCATGATCCCTGCCGCTGTGAGCCTTGGGAAAGTGTCCCTGGGcctgctggcccctctgccccaACACAGGGTCGGGAGTCCCGCCAGTGAGGGGCGTGCTGGGCAGAGGCTTCGGCCTGCGGCAGGTGCCAGCCAAGCGTGACTCAGCAACAGCAGCCCGAGCGCCACGGAGCCCAGGGGTGGGCCGCCCGGCTCCCCTGGGTCTGAAGGCGGCCTCAGGTGGACCAGGGCTGTCAGGGAGCGCTCCAGGGGCCGCCCTCCTCCtgcatcccccacccccgccaggacACCGGAGCCCACCAGGCCGCCGCCAGGAACACCTTCGTTCTCTCGCGGTTTGGCCCCGTTTGGAACCGAGCGGGGCTTCCCAGCGAAGGGTGCagagcctggggggaggggggactggaAATGGGACCCCGGGGAGCCGGGCTGGAGACCCCTACCCAGCGGGCCTTCCCAGCATGCCCTGCTGCTGCGAGGGGCGGGGCGCCCTCTCGAGCCGGCGCGGAGGTAAACAAGGCGGTGGCCGGCGGGCCGGGGAACCCCCTGCCAGGGCCCTCTCAGGCTGCCTCCGCAGGGTCAGGTGGTCCGGCCCGCGGTGAGTCAGCGTCCCATGACCCGCCGTCACAACAGGGGGATCCCCGGCCCTTCGCTCGTCTCGGTGACCGCCTACCGGACGGGCCCCAGAACACCAAACGGTCCTGGCCCCTTTCCGACCTCTGACGTCATCCCCCTCCCCTAGGTGCAGGgagcccccacacccccagcctcCTGTGAGTCCACGTCCAGGGCGCGGGGAGAGCCTGGCGCTTGCGTCAGCGGACCACCTCCGGGCACGCGACCGGACTCAGTTGTCCTTATCCCCGAAATGGGGCCGCCTGGGAGAGCTGGCACTGCCCCTCCGCGGCCGCGTCCCACAGGTGTGCTAACGCTTTGCCATCCTTGGAGGTGTAAGCCGGAGGTTCGGGGGGTTCTGGGAGCAGAGCGGAGCGGCCACAGGACTCTGCTGCTGTCTGCTAGTTGTCACCACCTCCCTGGTTctcccctgcttccttcccaaacAGTCCCAGCCCTTAGCAAGGGTTTCTGAAGTCCCGCTTCTTTTCTTAGGGCGCAGCGGCTGCTCTGGGTCATTCTTCCACAGGCTGAGGGTCATGGAGGGCAGAGCCCCTGCGGACCCCCTTACTCTGTGGGGATGTGGTCTCTGGGGCTTCGCGgcagcctctccccacctctcagccacacccctgccccgccccctaaTCGTGTCAACTCCAGGCGCCTGGAGACTCTTCCCTAGCTCTTCCCCTGGCCTGCAAggtagcccccacccccaccccgccctaaGTGACCCCTTGGGGGCTTCCCTGGCCGCCCCTCTGGGCAAAGCCCTAGGCTCTGGACCTCACTCTTGTGAGCCTTGAGGCGGAAGGTGGAGGAAGCCCCCAAGGGGAGAGCTGGCTGCGGGGCTGGGGGATGCCAAGGGACTAGGGCTGGGCGCACCCGAGCCTCTGCCCCGCCGCTGGGGGGTTGGGCTGCCCGCACTGGGAGGCCGCCGGGCAGCGGATGCTTGGCAGCGGATGCTTCTCCCAATACATTCTCACCCTGGCTTCTTTAAAGATAGGtttcaaaaaaaagaagtgaaattaactttgagatgcaataatgactttgaacagcccttgtcttgactgttgaggaacagctttttttttttttccgtgcaaattgttgaactctttacttagtataaagttggtcttctgtgtacaaagttgactgaaaatggatcttagtggagaatgggactgggagagggagggggaggaggtgggagtgtgggttggagggtgggtatggtgggaagaatcactatgttcttaaagttgtacttaggaaatgcatgaagtttgtataccttaaataaaagatttctttggaaaaaaaaaaatcctcacccAGACCCTTTGGGAGCACTGCTGGGGTGTGCAGCCtagcaagggagagggaggactAAGGCCCAGCGCCGGGTCCTGTGTGTAAGATCCCAGTGCAACAGGGACGGGGTTGCGCCTGGGAGAGCCCAGCAGCTGAGCCAGTGACCTGGGCgcacccacagcactgctcaTGTGAGCCTGGGCAGGGCGcaaagggtgggggaggagggcgggCATGAGCCAGCTGCTGCCAACCCTGTGCTCACCCCACCCAAGTGGTGCTCTCAGGCTGgtgttccccccaccccaccccccacagcacCGAACCAGACCCTGCCTCCTTGTCTGGGAGGCGAGGAGGGGGAAGCAGCATGGCCACCCCTCGACTCCATCCCTCACCTCCGGGACCTGAGATCTACCTCTGGGGCCATTGCTGGGGTCCCTAAAGCTGAGGGCCAGCCTGTGGAAAGTTCTGGAAAGACAAAGGCAGACAGGGGTTGGGCAACCATCAGAAGGGATAGGCACCTCTCCAGAGAATCTGAGAGTGGCCAGCCActcagactggggaaagcaaATGTGCTCTAATGGAGAGAggacacctggcaggccaggtgggcggctcacgAGAGCACTGGGAGCCGAGCTCGCAGTCTGGGTTCAGACTAGGGCTTCTAAGGAAGTGGGGcccaggtcttccttccggttCTCCttcgcctcctccctcttctccagaaCCAAGGGTTTGCTGGATGTGGCTGGGTAAAAGTCCTCCCAAGGTTTCAGCACTCAGTGCTGTCAGACTGTGGAGTTCACCTGGCGCCAGGCAGGGAGGATTCCCCTAGAGGGCAACCTTCCTTGAGAGAAGGCTGGAGCCACCTGCGAAGTCATCAGCGTAAGGGCAGGACTTTGCAGGGTAAGACGCTGGGCGGCTGGGTGTGTGGCCTGGGCCGCCTGCTGTGTTCCTCTCCCTTGCAGCAGTGCCTGGCTTTGCTCGGCCCCTCTTACACACTGGGCTGATcgctaacttcctacctaacagctgcacttcccctccagctctctgcagtggcctgggaaagcagtggggatggcccaagtgcttgggcccctgcacccacatgggagacccggatgaagctcctggcttcagcttggcccagcccaagctattgtggccatttggaggagtgaacaggcagatggaagatctctcttcccttctcactgtaaccctgcctttcaaataaataaatcttattaaaaaaaaaaaaaagctaagtttGTCTTTGTCTTTTGACAGACATAAGGTGGGCCCCATATCCTAGGACCCTAATACTCCGGAGCAGGGTGCCATGGGGTCATGCTTGGATAAATACTAGAAGTGCAAAGgtgtttagcccagtggttaagatgccacatcccgtatcaaagtgcctgggttccagggatggctctgctttggatcccAGCTTTTGCTACAGtgcccctaggaggcagcagacaatagcTCAACTggctggtccctgccacccacagggaggctggagttccaggcttcaggcagccccagctgctgcgggcAGATGGGGacggaagctctctgtctctgcttttcgagtaaaatgagagagagagagagagagagagagagagagagagagagagagagagggagagagagagaatggagtcCCCCCCCCCAGAAGAGGGAGGTACTATGTGACCTGAGCTTGGCCAAACAGAGCTGCCTGCCTCAGGGACACAGATGTGGTCCCCACTGGCCACACTGCTGCCCAGAGAACAGCGCCTCCCCTTAGCAGGATGTCAGAGCTTGATCTCAGCAGCTGGGCCTTGCGATTCAGGCATGTTAGGGAGGAAATCAGAAATGAgctcatgtgtgtgtgacagaggccTAAGGAgctgacatctaggtccagcatccgcatctGCAAGTCATcttgataaccttccaggtgcagcccagtatctgcacttcaaacgccctgccccttctaccctaTAACCACCCTacctctaaggctcctctaaggcagggcgacgccagccaggcttgccctgtctgataacttcaggggagaactcagaaaggaatttctCGTATTCACagccaacaagtcctttgttcgggaggaggagaggggaagtcaagacccatccccttaaaagccccagcctaaatgtgaactatgcactctctcaggtcctgtctggtgAGGTGCCCACCCgctcttacggatgtccctaccctaataaaccttgctgtttTGTTTTCCACTAtgctgtctcacgcctgaattctttcttgtgtgaagacaaggaccctttggtTCTCCGGTAACAAGGCAGGCCTATTGCTGGATCGCCGCACGGCTTAAGCCAGGTAGCTGAGAGTTTTGACCCCCCCACCTCTCCATACCCCAGGCCTGCTTTGGGGTTCATGCCAGTGACTGGAATACAGGCCCAAACCCTGGGCCTCACCAGTGACCAATGCCCCCTCTCTCAGCCTGCCCCAAGTTCCTGCTGCTGCGACTTCCTCTCCAGACAACAACAGTAACAGAGCACACCGTGGATGCCGGGAACCGGTGGCATGGCTGCGCATATGAACTCCTGGCTCCCCTGCCGTGCTGCCCTGGGATGAGTCCTGGCCAAGGACCTGGCAGGGAAGAGTTGTGTCACCTGCCAGTGCCCAGGCTCACAGAGGTCTCTTCACCCCGGCCAGGGAAGCCTGCACGTTT
Above is a genomic segment from Oryctolagus cuniculus chromosome 6, mOryCun1.1, whole genome shotgun sequence containing:
- the SQSTM1 gene encoding sequestosome-1 isoform X1, whose product is MSKGSGERGKQARGPGRETRERRPRRWGAAPEECRLRPQESTSGGASACPTKATRHWRHRRRLLRCSLGCAAARRSPAAMASLTVKAYLLGKEEAAREIRRFSFCFSPEPEAEAEAAAGPGPCERLLARVAALFPALRPGGFQAHYRDEDGDLVAFSSDEELTMAMCYVKDDIFRIYIKEKKECRRDHRPPCAQEAPRNMVHPNVICDGCNGPVVGTRYKCSVCPDYDLCGACEAKGLHQEHSKLAFPSPFGHLEGFSHSRWLRKLRHGHFGWPGWEMGPPGNWSPRPPRAGEARPSCAAESASGPSEDPNVNFLKNVGESVAAALSPLGIEVDIDVEHGGKRSRLTPASPESSSTEEKCSSQPSSCSSEPSKGDGNSEGTAQSLAEQMKKIALETGAQPEEQMESDNCSGGDDDWTHLSSKEVDPSTGELQSLQMPGSEGPSSLDPSQEGPTGLKEAALYPHLPPEADPRLIESLSQMLSMGFSDEGGWLTRLLQTKNYDIGAALDTIQYSKHPPPL
- the SQSTM1 gene encoding sequestosome-1 isoform X2 — protein: MASLTVKAYLLGKEEAAREIRRFSFCFSPEPEAEAEAAAGPGPCERLLARVAALFPALRPGGFQAHYRDEDGDLVAFSSDEELTMAMCYVKDDIFRIYIKEKKECRRDHRPPCAQEAPRNMVHPNVICDGCNGPVVGTRYKCSVCPDYDLCGACEAKGLHQEHSKLAFPSPFGHLEGFSHSRWLRKLRHGHFGWPGWEMGPPGNWSPRPPRAGEARPSCAAESASGPSEDPNVNFLKNVGESVAAALSPLEADPRLIESLSQMLSMGFSDEGGWLTRLLQTKNYDIGAALDTIQYSKHPPPL
- the SQSTM1 gene encoding sequestosome-1 isoform X3; amino-acid sequence: MASLTVKAYLLGKEEAAREIRRFSFCFSPEPEAEAEAAAGPGPCERLLARVAALFPALRPGGFQAHYRDEDGDLVAFSSDEELTMAMCYVKDDIFRIYIKEKKECRRDHRPPCAQEAPRNMVHPNVICDGCNGPVVGTRYKCSVCPDYDLCGACEAKGLHQEHSKLAFPSPFGHLEGFSHSRWLRKLRHGHFGWPGWEMGPPGNWSPRPPRAGEARPSCAAESEADPRLIESLSQMLSMGFSDEGGWLTRLLQTKNYDIGAALDTIQYSKHPPPL